A section of the Humulus lupulus chromosome 2, drHumLupu1.1, whole genome shotgun sequence genome encodes:
- the LOC133815189 gene encoding uncharacterized protein LOC133815189 → MSQQPMNQASSSQKPGLQDQPEKPNELQASLLTLTNTQTQFMTETRSFIKNLEMQVGQLANMLNNRPQGNFPSNTVGSCEKVEPQVEEKVTEGLATKENIQPVVVDSNVKIPYPQRLWKTSLDKQFSKFLEAFKKLHINIPFAEALEKMPSYVKFMKDILSKKQRLEDFETVALTEECSAILQRKLPQKLQDLGSFTIPCTIGKFECKHALCNLGASINLMPLFVFRKLGLGEAKPTTITLQLAYRSIKHPRGVIEDVLVKVDKFIFPADFIVLDMEEDANIPIIFGRPFLATGRALIDVQKGELKLRVQNEEVTFNVFSATTKRKTNVEIGSRAVHHCLKRFYSGKARRLHERWKALMISNIKR, encoded by the exons ATGTCACAACAGCCCATGAATCAAGCTTCATCGTCACAGAAACCAGGGCTACAGGATCAACCAGAAAAGCCTAATGAATTGCAAGCATCTCTGTTGACTCTTACTAATACTCAAACCCAGTTTATGACTGAGACTAGATCCTTCATCAAAAATTTAGAGATGCAAGTGGGGCAACTGGCCAATATGTTGAATAATAGGCCTCAAGGGAATTTTCCTAGCAATACTGTG GGGAGCTGTGAAAAAGTTGAGCCTCAAGTGGAGGAAAAGGTTACTGAAGGCCTTGCAACCAAAGAGAATATTCAACCAGTAGTTGTTGATTCTAATGTCAAAATCCCGTATCCACAACGACTCTGGAAGACTTctcttgacaaacaattctccaaGTTTCTTGAGGCGTTTAAAAAGCTTCACATTAACATCCCATTTGCTGAGGCTTTGGAGAAAATGCCGagttatgtgaaattcatgaaagatATTTTATCAAAGAAACAAAGGTTGGAAGACTTtgagacagtggcacttactgaAGAGTGCAGTGCAATTCTCCAAAGGAAGCTTCCACAAAAGCTTCAAGATTTGGGGAGCTTTACTATTCCTTGTACTATAGGGAAATTTGAATGCAAACATGCTCTTTGTaatcttggagcaagtatcaaTCTCATGCCTCTATTTGTGTTTCGGAAGCTTGGTCTTGGTGAGGCAAAGCCTACTActattactcttcagctcgcaTATCGATCAATCAAGCACCCAAGGGGAGTTATTGAAGATGTGCTAGTCAAGGTAGACAAGTTTATTTTTCCAGCAGATTTCATTGTTCTAGACATGGAGGAGGATGCAAACATTCCCATTATTTTTGgaagaccatttttagccacaGGGAGAGCACTAATTGATGTACAAAAGGGGGAGTTGAAGCTGCGAGTGCAAAACgaagaggtaacatttaatgttttttcagcaaccaccaagagaaaaaccAATGTTGAAATTGGTAGTCGAGCAGTTCATCATTGTTTGAAACGGTTCTATAGTGGGAAGGCTCGAAGGCTACACGAGCGGTGGAAGGCTCTGATGATTAGCAACATCAAAAGATGA